A segment of the Gossypium hirsutum isolate 1008001.06 chromosome D10, Gossypium_hirsutum_v2.1, whole genome shotgun sequence genome:
tattaattgtTTTATCAGGAAAATTTTATGAGTCATGATCCTTTTCCCCCTTctgaatagttttttttttttttaccttttaattgACACTCATATTGTACTAATTTGTCTTGTCTATTCTAATTGAATATTTAGAGTTGTAGGTGGACTTCTGAGCACATATGATCTTTCAGGCGACAATATTTTCCTTGAAAAGGCTAGAGATATTGCAGATAGATTGCTACCTGCATGGGATACTCCTTCTGGGATCCCGTATAACATTATCAACTTGGCTCGTGGAAATGCACATAACCCTGGCTGGACTGGGGTATGTTTTTTGCATTGCTGCTGTTAGTCTTTACTATCTTTGATGCTATAGCAGTAAAAAGTTATTTTAAGTTCTATGAATAAGCAAGGTGGCTGGGTCCTTGTTCTTTGTCTTCAACAACATTTTGAAGACATGATGGATCATATTTTGGTTAGAGTGGACTTATGTAGAAGCATTTATTTATCTGATTCCTATACTTGAGATTGATGCTCAACTGCATTGACTTGAAAACTGTTATTTGGTTATCCAACAAATACAATCAGGCGCACTGGAGATTATTCTGTGTCTGTATTTGACAAATCATTGTTAGGCCTTTCATTATCCTTTATATGGTAGTTTATGTCATTCCATCAGTAGAAAAATTACCTTCTAAGCAGTAAGCACTACTATGTGACTTGGGGGCTGGTacttgatatttattttttacatatacaTTATTCATTGAGTTTGCTTTTTTTTCACCCTTTATTCCCTAGGGTGATAGTATTCTTGCAGATTCAGGGACAGAGCAACTGGAGTTTATTGCTCTTTCACAAAAAACAGGAGATCCCAAGTATCAGGAGAAGGTAAATGCTTCTCATGTTTATTCATGCTTATGTTACctaatgtttttataattttcatgctAGGATTGCTTAGTTCATAGGTTATGTCCGCATCAAGCCAATTGATAATCTTATTTCTTAGAAGTTgggttaaattatattaactaaagATAGCTGAAAGGTCTTAAGTGCTGGCCCTTTAACAGGAAAAaggatattttaacttttaagtgTGTATTGGTTGCTGAGGTGGTTGATTAACTTGCTTGTGCTTTGATGTATAAGGTGGAGAAAGCTATTGTTGCGCTTAATAAAACTTTTCCTGCTGATGGTTTGGTTCCCATCTATGTTAATCCTAACGATGGCACTGCTTACGGAACTATAACCTTTGGTGCTATGGGTGATAGGTCTTCCCATTTGAAACTTCCTcgtccttttttttttctggcttcatatttcatcaaattttttattcaatgttttgcataaaataaatcAGTTTATTGCAGCTTCTATGAATATCTGCTTAAAGCCTGGATTCAAGGAAACAAAACATCATCTGTAAAACCTTATAGGTGAGAATCCCATCATCTCTCACCTctccatttttgtttttgaattgcTGCCATTGGTAATTGCTTACGGTCATTCATTGGATGATAAGATCGTTTTTGTTTGAAAGTGAAGATTTTGGAGTTATTTTAATGTACGGACTTGGAAAGTACTTACTATCTCTTTTCCTAATACTTCTCCCTTTATGGAAGTTTGATCAAGATAATTATTGATGCATTTTAACTCTGAAACTGCCAACTCAGCTGAACTCAATATGAGCATACTGTATATGACTGAACCTCATATTATGTTGCGAATTATTGTAATTGATAATAGTTCAGCTCATCAAATGCTGACGCTCTTccttgatgaattttggttttcATGTTTTAGgcatataaattttaacataatggtcaactattttattttgattaactttataataagaaaatcccattgtGGAATGTTGAATGTAGAGATATGTGGGAGACATCAATGAAAGGTCTGGTTAGCTTAATTAGAAGATCGTCACCATCTTCTTTTGCATATATCTGTGAGAAAACGCGGGAGACATTGACAGACAAGGTAATTTGGGTTTACTGTGGCTGTAACTCTGCATTGTTATTTTATAGTGTGATATTTAGCCTATGTTGCTCAAGCTTTTCATTGTTGTCAAAGCACTCCTGTATAACATATAGATATAGTGACATATGAATATAGGGATACGAACTCTAAAGAttctccaaatacatggaaaaacttgGTAAAATCTGATTATACCCATGTCGACCATATAACTGTATACGACACTCTTGGATTTTAACTTCTTGTTTCCACATTTCATGTTTATGCAGATGGATGAATTAGCATGCTTTGCTCCTGGAATGCTGGCTTTAGGATCATCTGGTTATGGTAAAGTTGAGGCAAAAAAAATCCTTTCCCTGGCTGAAGAGGTATTTGTGATTACTTGAAATGCTATTCTTAAAGATTTGACCTTGATTAATGTTTCATATTTTTACCGAATGTCCCTTGACAAATTTCTAACCCTTCATGTCCATTTGGGTCTATGcatctatgttacttggactcagatgtaattataaaatatcagtCCCTGTCCAACAAGGGTGTTGATTTTTTCTTCTAAGTTCTTCCACGAATTTGGAAATCACTTCTCCATGCTCTTGTCCTAATATGTATTAGACACGTGTCTAACATGGgtatttcaaacaaaataaaaggtCGGAGCAACATAGTTGCACATACCCTACTTTCTTGAAGACAAAACTCGATAGGTGAAGAGTTGGAGTAACATAGATTTAAAAGTATAAGATTATATGCCTCTTGCATTTTAGCTCTCCTGCTTGCTTTTCAAATATGAGGACATGTGAAATTGTAATTCATCTTCTTTTCTTCTGTCATTGGGGTAAATAGTTTGGGTTCCAAATACTTGTTTTCTTACATATAACCCGTTTAAACTTCTGGTTCTTCGGGCCTTGGACTTAATTCTTTTTCTTCCTATGCAGCTTGCTTGGACTTGTTACAATTTCTATCAGTCCACACATACAAAATTAGCTGGAGAGAATTATCTCTTCAATCCCGGACGAGTAAGTTATCATCATTCACGTGATATATGTGAGATTGTCATTATGTTGCTCCAATTTAGATATGAGTGTAAGTATGGATATATATCCAACACGGGTATATGTAATCTTTATAAGCTTTTTCATGAATTTGGAGGATTATACCCACGTACTTATGTCTGGATATGCATCCGATATAGATTTCATGCACAAGTACTTTAAGAAATGTAAAGAGTTAAAACAACATAGGATTGTCAAATTATACGATGACAATCTTAAGCGTAATCTTTTGCAGGACATGAGCGTTGGTACAACCTGGAACATATTGAGACCAGAGACGGTTGAATCACTCTTTTACCTATGGCGTTTAACCGGTAATGTGACCTATCAAGAGTGGGGTTGGAATATATTTCAGGCATTTGAAAAGAACTGCCGGATAGAATCTGGATATGTTGGGCTGACGGATGTAAGTGCTTGTTGAACCTACGCCATAATAtctctgatttttttttcttttgtttttgtgttTATATTTGAGTCAGAGCATCAGAGCATTAGGATTAGAATACTCTCGTATTTGGCTTGACTTGGAAAATGATAGAGTTGAATCGAAATAGCTTACTACCGTAGGTGTTCTAGTTACACTCCTAGTTACCAATTTCTTTGTGGGTGGTAGCTTTGTCTATAACCTGAAATAACTATGTTTCTACTTATGTCATTGGACTTCAATGTGAGTGTTGGGTACAGGTATGTGTCCGTTACTagtatgattaatttttttttgtttttccttatgCTTAGAGAATCTTTGTAGTTTATATTCTCGTATCCATGTGTCGAACATGGATGTTTCTGGAAAAATTAAGAGTTTGAGCAACATGTTTTTTTGCTTTTAGTTTGTTATAGAAACAATGCTAAGTAATAACTAATTGAagataaaagtaccatggaggacCTTGTACTAGAAGTCTGATTGCATTTTGTctcctttactcaaaaaatgaaaaattagcaCCTTTACGTTAGATAAAATAGGAAAGTGGTCATTCTGTTGAAAATTCTGTCTAGTTCTACTTTAAAAATTGGTCTTTGTACATCAGTATGGGGTACACGTGGCACGTAATATGTCACTTTTTGGTTG
Coding sequences within it:
- the LOC107930424 gene encoding mannosyl-oligosaccharide 1,2-alpha-mannosidase MNS1, translating into MARIRSSSSSSKFRYCNPSYYLKRPKRLALLLILFVSASSFVWDRQTLVREHEFEVSKLNDEVRRLQNMLEEFTNRVPANVPIEMQRREKVKEAMIHAWSAYEKYAWGNDELLPQTQSGENSFGGLGATIIDSLDTLLIMGLDEQFQKAREWVANTLDFNKTYDASVFETTIRVVGGLLSTYDLSGDNIFLEKARDIADRLLPAWDTPSGIPYNIINLARGNAHNPGWTGGDSILADSGTEQLEFIALSQKTGDPKYQEKVEKAIVALNKTFPADGLVPIYVNPNDGTAYGTITFGAMGDSFYEYLLKAWIQGNKTSSVKPYRDMWETSMKGLVSLIRRSSPSSFAYICEKTRETLTDKMDELACFAPGMLALGSSGYGKVEAKKILSLAEELAWTCYNFYQSTHTKLAGENYLFNPGRDMSVGTTWNILRPETVESLFYLWRLTGNVTYQEWGWNIFQAFEKNCRIESGYVGLTDVNLALKDNKMQTFFLAETLKYLYLLFSPPTVIPLDEWVFNTEAHPLRIVNRNDDIAGSERQHKPTVGLQGRKTGRFGGN